The Triticum dicoccoides isolate Atlit2015 ecotype Zavitan chromosome 6A, WEW_v2.0, whole genome shotgun sequence genome has a window encoding:
- the LOC119319175 gene encoding flavone O-methyltransferase 1-like, with protein sequence MGSTADEEACMFALQLGSSSILPMTLKNAIELGLLDTLVAADGKLLSPAEVAAKLPSTANPAAPDMVDRMLRLLASYKVVSCTVEEDKDGRLSRRYGAAPVCKFLTPNEEGVSMAPLALMNQDKVLMESWYYLKDAVLDGGIPFNKAYGMSAFKYHGTDPRFNRVFNEGMKNHSIIITKKLLELYKGFSGLGTLVDVGGGIGATVGAITAHYPTIKGINFDLHHVISEAPPFLGVTHIGGDMFQKIPSGDTILMKWILHDWSNEHCATLLKNCYDALPAHGKVMLVESILPVNPEATPEAQGGFHLDMIMLAHNPGGRERYEREFEALAKGAGFGAIKTTYIYANIWVIEFTK encoded by the exons ATGGGCTCCACCGCCGACGAGGAAGCGTGCATGTTCGCTCTCCAGCTCGGCTCATCATCGATCCTGCCGATGACGCTCAAGAACGCCATCGAGCTGGGCCTCTTGGATACCCTGGTGGCTGCTGACGGCAAGCTGCTGAGCCCGGCCGAGGTGGCCGCTAAGCTCCCGTCCACAGCGAACCCGGCCGCGCCGGATATGGTGGACCGCATGCTGCGGCTGCTGGCCTCGTACAAGGTGGTGTCATGCACCGTGGAGGAGGACAAGGACGGCCGCCTCTCCCGGCGGTACGGCGCCGCGCCTGTGTGCAAGTTCCTTACCCCCAACGAGGAGGGCGTCTCCATGGCGCCTCTCGCGCTCATGAATCAGGACAAGGTCCTCATGGAGAGCTG GTACTATCTGAAGGACGCTGTACTTGACGGCGGCATCCCGTTCAACAAGGCGTACGGGATGTCGGCATTCAAGTATCATGGCACGGACCCGCGCTTCAACCGCGTCTTCAATGAAGGGATGAAGAACCattccatcatcatcaccaagaaGCTCCTTGAATTGTATAAGGGCTTCAGTGGCCTCGGCACCCTCGTGGACGTGGGCGGTGGCATAGGCGCCACCGTCGGCGCCATCACCGCCCACTATCCCACCATAAAAGGCATCAACTTTGACCTTCATCACGTCATCTCCGAGGCTCCGCCGTTCCTGGGTGTCACCCACATTGGTGGAGACATGTTCCAAAAGATTCCCTCGGGGGACACCATCCTCATGAAGTGGATCCTCCATGACTGGAGCAACGAGCATTGTGCAACGCTGCTTAAGAACTGCTATGACGCGCTGCCGGCGCACGGCAAGGTGATGCTTGTGGAGTCCATCCTGCCGGTGAACCCGGAAGCCACGCCTGAGGCGCAAGGGGGGTTCCATCTGGACATGATCATGCTAGCGCACAACCCGGGTGGCAGGGAGAGGTACGAGAGGGAGTTCGAAGCCCTGGCCAAGGGTGCCGGGTTCGGAGCCATCAAGACCACTTACATCTACGCCAACATATGGGTTATCGAGTTCACTAAGTAG